A region of the Deltaproteobacteria bacterium genome:
ATTTAATCGCCTCGATCTTAAATAATACCAAAGATCATTTTCTGTGTGGGTTGAGTTTTTCCTGAGAGATTTTGAAAGGTCAATCAAAGTACTCATTTTTACCCCTCACCCTACCCTCTCCCCCAAGGGGAGAGGGGAATTCGTCTTTAGTCCACTTTTATTTTTTAGATGGCATTTCTAAAAAATCGCCTGGTAAAACCGGTACAAATTTTTTATCCGCCGGAAAAGGATAGTAGCGTTTGAAGTTTTCAGGACTCATGGGGTTTCCAGAAACAA
Encoded here:
- a CDS encoding DUF559 domain-containing protein, producing the protein MSTLIDLSKSLRKNSTHTENDLWYYLRSRRLN